A genomic segment from Terriglobia bacterium encodes:
- the lon gene encoding endopeptidase La, which produces MAIDDIREEVIPIASASDELPAELQKSSVPVLPVRDTVLFPHAVLPLTVGRESSIQLINSLGEEKTILVVAQREARVDSPQPADLYSIGTLATVHKVVKMPNQSLFVFTEGLRRGKLGEFNQLTPFMRASVDLLDDTEPEESPEIEALQRNVLTLFQQIVAGSPTLSDELQTVAINIEEPGRLVDFVASSLPFLSTKDKQEILETAEVTKRLQAINHHLAKELEVQQLRNKIQTEVQDQVQQSQREYYLREQMKAIQKELGEQDETQRDVEELRQKIEAAGMPDEVKKESLKELTRLARMSPMAADYSVTRNYIEWLAVLPWAKSSGVVVDIGKAHEVLDADHYDLQKVKDRILDYLSVRRLKPGMKGPILCFVGPPGVGKTSLGRSIARALERKFVRLSLGGVHDEAEIRGHRRTYIGALPGQIIQGIRRAETNDPVFVLDEVDKLGRDFRGDPSSALLETLDPEQNSTFRDNYLDVPFDLSKVLFICTANMLDTIPEPLRDRMEIIELQGYTEDDKYHIAERYLVPKQIEENGLTKEQIEIPEDAVRFVIRHYTREAGVRNLERNLGTLCRKQARRIAEKKAEKLVVTPEVVQEFLGGIKIRIDTEIAERTKRPGVAVGLAWTPSGGDILFIEANKMKGKGGFTMTGQIGQVMQESMQAALTWVRSNAVRLGISEDFFKDHDIHIHVPAGAIPKDGPSAGVTMATALVSLLTDRRVRPLTGMTGEITLSGNVLPIGGVKEKFLAAKRAGVKDILFPAENRMNVEEDLTPEQLEGVNIHYVSMIDDVLEIALPSSKQQERQDAETREQVLSNV; this is translated from the coding sequence ATGGCCATAGACGACATCCGCGAAGAAGTCATACCCATCGCATCCGCCTCTGACGAGCTGCCGGCGGAACTTCAGAAATCCAGCGTCCCGGTTCTGCCGGTACGCGACACGGTCCTGTTTCCCCATGCGGTCCTGCCGCTGACCGTGGGGCGTGAAAGCTCCATCCAACTAATCAATTCGTTGGGAGAAGAAAAGACCATCCTGGTGGTGGCGCAGCGCGAAGCCCGTGTTGACAGCCCGCAGCCCGCCGACCTATACAGCATTGGCACCCTGGCCACCGTTCACAAAGTGGTCAAGATGCCCAACCAGAGTCTGTTTGTATTCACGGAAGGGTTGCGCCGCGGCAAGCTGGGCGAATTCAACCAGCTCACGCCTTTCATGCGCGCCAGCGTTGACCTGCTGGATGACACAGAGCCGGAAGAGTCGCCGGAAATCGAAGCGCTGCAGCGCAACGTCCTTACGTTGTTCCAGCAGATTGTGGCCGGATCGCCCACGCTGTCCGACGAACTGCAGACCGTGGCCATCAACATTGAAGAGCCCGGACGCCTGGTGGATTTTGTTGCGTCGTCGCTGCCGTTCCTCTCCACCAAAGACAAGCAGGAGATCCTGGAGACGGCGGAAGTCACCAAGCGTTTGCAGGCCATCAACCATCACTTGGCGAAAGAGCTGGAAGTCCAGCAACTGCGCAACAAGATCCAGACGGAAGTCCAGGACCAAGTGCAGCAGTCGCAGCGCGAGTACTACCTGCGCGAGCAGATGAAGGCCATCCAGAAGGAACTGGGCGAGCAGGACGAAACTCAGCGTGACGTGGAAGAGCTGCGCCAGAAGATTGAAGCCGCCGGCATGCCCGACGAAGTGAAGAAAGAGTCTTTGAAGGAACTCACGCGTCTGGCGCGCATGTCACCCATGGCCGCCGACTATTCGGTCACCCGCAATTACATTGAGTGGCTGGCCGTGCTGCCCTGGGCCAAGTCCAGCGGCGTGGTGGTGGACATCGGCAAGGCCCATGAAGTCCTGGACGCCGACCACTACGATCTGCAGAAAGTCAAAGACCGCATTCTCGATTATCTTTCCGTGCGCCGGCTCAAGCCCGGCATGAAAGGGCCGATTCTGTGCTTCGTCGGGCCTCCGGGCGTGGGTAAGACGTCACTGGGCCGCTCGATCGCGCGCGCGCTGGAGCGGAAGTTTGTGCGCCTCTCGCTGGGCGGCGTGCACGATGAAGCTGAAATTCGCGGCCATCGCCGTACCTACATCGGCGCGTTGCCGGGACAGATCATTCAGGGCATTCGCCGCGCGGAGACCAACGATCCGGTGTTCGTCCTGGACGAAGTGGACAAGCTCGGCCGCGACTTCCGCGGTGATCCTTCGTCGGCGCTGCTGGAAACGCTCGACCCGGAGCAGAACTCCACGTTCCGTGACAACTATCTGGACGTGCCGTTTGATTTGTCCAAAGTGCTGTTCATCTGCACCGCCAACATGCTGGACACCATTCCGGAGCCGCTGCGGGACCGCATGGAGATCATTGAACTCCAGGGCTACACCGAAGACGATAAGTACCACATCGCCGAGCGCTACCTGGTGCCCAAGCAGATCGAAGAGAACGGCCTGACCAAGGAGCAGATTGAAATTCCGGAAGACGCCGTCCGTTTCGTGATCCGGCATTACACGCGTGAAGCCGGCGTGCGCAATCTGGAGCGCAACCTGGGCACGCTGTGCCGCAAGCAGGCGCGGCGCATCGCGGAAAAGAAGGCGGAGAAGCTGGTCGTCACACCGGAAGTAGTGCAGGAGTTTCTGGGCGGAATCAAGATCCGCATTGATACTGAGATCGCCGAGCGCACCAAGCGCCCCGGCGTGGCGGTTGGACTGGCGTGGACGCCGTCAGGCGGCGACATCCTGTTCATCGAAGCCAACAAGATGAAAGGCAAGGGCGGCTTCACCATGACCGGACAAATCGGCCAGGTCATGCAGGAATCTATGCAAGCTGCGCTGACCTGGGTGCGGTCGAACGCCGTGCGGCTGGGAATTTCAGAAGACTTTTTCAAGGACCATGATATTCACATCCACGTGCCGGCGGGCGCCATTCCCAAGGACGGTCCTTCCGCGGGCGTGACCATGGCGACGGCGCTGGTTTCGTTGCTGACCGATCGCCGGGTGCGTCCGCTGACCGGCATGACGGGCGAGATCACGCTTAGCGGCAACGTGCTTCCCATCGGCGGCGTGAAGGAAAAGTTCCTCGCGGCCAAGCGTGCCGGCGTGAAAGACATACTTTTCCCCGCGGAAAACCGTATGAACGTGGAGGAAGACCTGACGCCCGAGCAACTGGAAGGCGTGAACATCCACTATGTCAGCATGATTGACGACGTTCTGGAGATCGCACTGCCCAGTTCCAAGCAGCAGGAGCGCCAGGATGCGGAAACCCGGGAGCAGGTGCTAAGCAACGTCTAA
- a CDS encoding molybdenum cofactor biosynthesis protein MoaE — translation MRIRVLLFGQLQDIAGTKEAQLDLPAGATVASVMSHYGQQFPKFQALAGSVACSVNQEYAASSAALKDGDEVGLLPPVSGGQGASETGTGEEVRELRTDHCSIVREPIDLQAIQEELAAPDDGAAIFFAGVVRNNTRGRRTLYLDYQSYESMAINEMEKLSHVALERFKVRDVRLAHRLGRLEIGETSVLIGVASAHRAAAFEACRWLIDTLKKTVPIWKKEYFEDGAVWADGEPFPEEIRKGK, via the coding sequence ATGCGCATACGGGTGCTGCTCTTCGGGCAGCTTCAAGACATTGCCGGAACAAAAGAAGCCCAGCTCGACCTGCCCGCCGGAGCCACGGTAGCCTCGGTGATGTCCCACTACGGGCAGCAATTTCCCAAGTTTCAGGCGCTGGCCGGCTCGGTTGCCTGTTCGGTGAACCAGGAGTATGCAGCCAGTTCCGCCGCGCTCAAAGACGGCGACGAAGTCGGCCTGTTGCCTCCGGTCAGCGGCGGCCAGGGCGCTTCCGAAACGGGGACTGGGGAAGAGGTGCGCGAACTGCGTACCGACCATTGTTCCATCGTCCGCGAGCCGATTGATCTCCAAGCCATCCAGGAAGAGCTTGCGGCCCCGGATGATGGCGCGGCCATCTTCTTTGCCGGCGTGGTCCGCAACAACACCCGCGGAAGGCGTACTTTGTACCTCGACTACCAGTCCTATGAGTCTATGGCCATCAATGAGATGGAAAAGCTTTCTCATGTAGCACTTGAACGGTTTAAGGTGCGCGATGTACGCCTGGCCCACCGCCTGGGGCGGCTGGAAATCGGGGAAACCAGTGTGCTGATCGGCGTAGCGTCGGCGCACCGGGCTGCGGCGTTTGAAGCCTGCCGCTGGCTGATAGATACCTTGAAAAAGACCGTCCCCATCTGGAAGAAGGAGTACTTTGAGGATGGCGCCGTGTGGGCGGACGGCGAGCCTTTCCCCGAGGAAATTCGCAAAGGGAAATAA
- a CDS encoding VWA domain-containing protein, translating into MNADKAGAAVKQFKLTWCVVWLLAGLAHAQAPGPASTPPEPPRPAASPAPKAPNHGPSFRVNVRLVNVFTTVTDAHGTPIADLSKDDFRVLEDGIPQSINVFDRESELPLNIVLAVDTSQSTVRDFKLEVASARKFARSIMRPVDRLSLFQVTENVDQVTRGFTADLREIERAIDHLEIGAGTSLYDAIFLASDVLINREGRKVLVLITDGGDTTSKSDYNRALKRAQQAEAIVYSIIVVPVEADAGRNTGGEHALIQISHDTGGKYFYAESMAKLDEAFRQVSKELRTQYLIAYYPNRQVADSPFRRIQVQVNKPGADGKTYQVRHRAGYYTAPAR; encoded by the coding sequence ATGAACGCTGACAAAGCGGGAGCTGCAGTAAAGCAGTTCAAGTTGACGTGGTGCGTGGTGTGGCTGCTGGCCGGTCTGGCCCACGCGCAAGCGCCGGGTCCTGCCAGCACGCCGCCCGAACCGCCTCGTCCTGCGGCCTCGCCGGCGCCCAAAGCCCCCAACCATGGACCCTCCTTCCGCGTGAACGTGCGCTTGGTGAACGTGTTTACCACGGTCACCGACGCCCACGGCACTCCCATCGCCGACTTGAGTAAAGACGATTTTCGCGTACTCGAAGACGGCATCCCGCAAAGTATCAACGTCTTCGACCGGGAATCCGAACTGCCGCTTAACATCGTCCTGGCCGTGGACACCAGCCAGAGCACGGTGCGCGACTTCAAGCTGGAAGTGGCGTCCGCGCGCAAGTTCGCGCGTTCTATCATGCGTCCCGTGGACCGCTTGTCGCTGTTCCAGGTGACCGAGAACGTTGACCAGGTCACCCGGGGATTCACGGCCGACCTGCGAGAGATTGAGCGCGCCATTGACCATCTGGAAATCGGCGCTGGGACTTCGCTCTATGACGCCATTTTCCTGGCGTCTGATGTGCTCATCAACCGCGAGGGACGCAAAGTTCTGGTGCTGATTACCGACGGCGGCGATACCACCAGCAAGTCCGACTACAATCGCGCGCTCAAGCGGGCCCAGCAAGCGGAAGCCATTGTCTACAGCATCATTGTGGTGCCGGTGGAAGCCGACGCCGGCCGCAACACCGGCGGCGAGCACGCTCTCATCCAGATTTCGCATGACACCGGCGGCAAATACTTCTACGCGGAAAGTATGGCCAAGCTGGACGAGGCGTTCCGCCAGGTCAGCAAGGAACTGCGCACGCAATACCTGATCGCCTACTATCCCAATCGCCAGGTGGCCGATTCGCCCTTCCGCCGCATCCAGGTCCAGGTGAACAAGCCAGGCGCCGACGGCAAGACGTATCAGGTGCGCCATCGCGCCGGCTACTACACTGCACCGGCCCGGTAA
- a CDS encoding energy transducer TonB, translating to MNRLLTTLFLVLTAGSVGASAQSTDPSKAEPLPPPQQKAPVNNAQVPASAGNFVRLEWAPVDGAATYGVEIDCFSCCDHGRWCSETSRVTHSAWMVDSPYSYSMPAGRSGSWRVWAVDKAGHPGKVSDWSVFLLADSKSKDVPARPPKTSGPPPGLPQPMVMRVEKPVDTTTGEPCTGTPPNPPPKDITFPKHVYTPEPEYGEISRKAHVNGGARVLIQVGADGSVKRACLLEAVQPDLGEQSVKAVRRWRFQPARKNGEPFSYEMLVETSFTIFTWK from the coding sequence CGCACAGAGTACAGACCCCAGCAAGGCCGAACCGCTGCCGCCGCCGCAGCAGAAAGCTCCGGTCAACAATGCGCAAGTGCCGGCTTCCGCGGGCAACTTTGTGCGGCTGGAATGGGCGCCGGTGGATGGCGCTGCGACCTACGGAGTCGAAATTGATTGCTTCAGCTGCTGCGACCACGGCCGCTGGTGTTCTGAAACCAGCCGGGTCACGCACTCCGCCTGGATGGTAGACAGCCCGTACTCTTATTCGATGCCTGCCGGCCGGTCAGGAAGTTGGCGAGTTTGGGCCGTAGACAAGGCCGGACATCCGGGGAAAGTAAGCGACTGGTCAGTATTCCTTTTGGCTGATAGCAAAAGCAAAGATGTACCCGCACGTCCGCCTAAGACCTCCGGCCCGCCTCCAGGCCTTCCGCAGCCCATGGTCATGCGGGTGGAAAAGCCGGTGGACACCACTACCGGCGAGCCATGTACCGGGACGCCGCCGAATCCCCCGCCAAAAGACATAACATTTCCCAAGCACGTGTATACGCCGGAGCCCGAGTACGGTGAGATATCTCGCAAAGCGCACGTCAATGGAGGGGCCCGCGTGCTCATTCAGGTCGGCGCAGACGGCAGTGTGAAACGCGCCTGCTTGCTGGAGGCTGTCCAACCTGATCTGGGAGAGCAATCGGTCAAAGCAGTCCGGCGATGGCGCTTTCAACCGGCGCGCAAGAATGGCGAACCATTCAGCTATGAAATGCTGGTGGAAACCTCATTCACCATCTTCACTTGGAAGTGA